One Capsicum annuum cultivar UCD-10X-F1 chromosome 2, UCD10Xv1.1, whole genome shotgun sequence genomic window carries:
- the LOC107858038 gene encoding putative F-box/LRR-repeat/kelch-repeat protein At1g11620 codes for MAPKGKGKQKGKGSSKKTENRAQEPNCIFKPEIISNILSRLPLKTLLQFRSVCKQWRKLIYKPDFIVTHYRHSSSLQRTDSSMIIIQSRHDGRFNHNVLVQYKPPLPPVQVKNPYPIVFPKMSIAGPVNGILCIFQPPLGDALTLWNPAMNKSKMVMLSKTTNPSQKVSVGLAFDSQKKDLLILKIFCVPPFPGCTKTKVEFEIREMKYPLGWEKLKSRTNYFYIDKPSCDAIFKAEPYWLAYDYEEYIPGKYQRLVHFEVSKMDFEWWILPFIGVGDYYANLADFEDSLGFMVWTKTENSYIDVWEVDDKKFQWRKKCKIGPLFGFDRILGCLRNGEIVAENEEGVLLFYTVNKSELAVQNDENLYPCSVKNTLTVGNSEKGSHVIFDCPEGLLLIEGMVTVDPQDVLKWQSILSTNEDFIRQL; via the coding sequence ATGGCGCCGAAAGGAAAAGGAAAGCAGAAAGGGAAAGGAAGTTCCAAGAAAACAGAGAACAGAGCTCAAGAACCAAATTGCATTTTCAAGCCAGAAATCATCTCTAACATTCTCTCTCGGCTTCCTCTGAAGACCCTTTTACAATTCAGGTCTGTTTGCAAGCAGTGGCGGAAGCTCATTTACAAGCCCGATTTCATCGTCACCCATTACCGCCATTCCTCTTCTTTGCAACGCACTGATTcatccatgattattatacagTCCCGACATGATGGAAGGTTTAATCATAATGTACTCGTACAGTACAAACCCCCTCTACCACCTGTGCAAGTGAAAAATCCTTATCCTATCGTCTTTCCCAAAATGTCCATTGCCGGTCCTGTCAATGGCATTCTCTGCATTTTTCAGCCACCTCTGGGCGATGCACTTACACTTTGGAATCCAGCAATGAACAAGTCTAAGATGGTCATGCTTTCTAAAACCACCAACCCCTCTCAGAAAGTATCGGTGGGATTGGCCTTTGATTCACAGAAAAAGGATTTGTTGATCTTGAAAATCTTTTGTGTTCCCCCATTTCCAGGATGTACCAAAACTAAAGTGGAATTCGAAATACGTGAAATGAAGTATCCTTTAGGATGGGAAAAGCTGAAAAGTAGAACAAACTATTTTTATATTGACAAGCCTTCTTGTGATGCGATCTTTAAAGCGGAGCCTTATTGGTTGGCTTATGATTATGAAGAGTATATTCCCGGCAAGTATCAGAGGTTGGTGCACTTTGAAGTGAGTAAAATGGATTTTGAATGGTGGATACTGCCATTTATTGGAGTAGGGGATTATTATGCGAATCTTGCGGATTTTGAGGATTCTCTTGGATTTATGGTCTGGACGAAAACAGAAAATTCCTATATTGATGTTTGGGAAGTGGATGATAAGAAATTTCAATGGAGAAAGAAATGTAAGATAGGACCGTTATTTGGGTTTGACAGAATTTTGGGCTGTTTGAGGAATGGTGAAATTGTAGCCGAGAATGAAGAAGGGGTGCTGTTGTTTTACACAGTGAATAAATCAGAATTGGCAGTTCAGAATGATGAGAACCTTTATCCTTGCTCAGTTAAGAACACATTGACAGTGGGGAATTCTGAGAAAGGATCACACGTGATTTTTGACTGCCCAGAGGGCCTACTTTTGATCGAAGGGATGGTCACAGTTGATCCGCAAGATGTCTTGAAATGGCAAAGTATCTTAAG
- the LOC107859117 gene encoding putative F-box/LRR-repeat/kelch-repeat protein At1g11620, with translation MAPKGKGNGKKKGKGKGNSKETKCKANSDLYFPKEVVFNILSRLPVKTLLQFRCVCKQWNKLIYKPDFIAAHFRRSSSLQRSGSSLIIGSRHQESNNHVLSLYNPPDSLVELDSPFPCFFPNMYIVGPTNGIVCLFNPPWGELITLWNPAMKQYKMVQLSESLPIQGLHSLASVGVAFNYQQNDLLVLRIFCVELLSPVPNHIEMYSAKSGRWKKLKNEMVFYILEFICNAIVKGVPYWLVCMPDKFGVRAVLMRFDVGKTEFEKLPSIGRRRQHQFLVDLEDSLCMLDWDHKDDCRIDVWVLDDVDGWSMKYSVGTSFRFDQILGCLRNGDIIAKNDKGVVFLCDPITMSVKEKFSLDSKEGSCVVVDYSESLFLFGGMLPVKKQDVQDKVARKKLTRACLKFLTGQPSEIVLP, from the exons ATGGCTCCTAAAGGCAAAGGAAATGGGAAGAAGAAAGGGAAAGGTAAAGGGAATTCGAAAGAAACAAAATGCAAAGCAAATTCCGACTTGTATTTCCCAAAAGAAGTCGTCTTTAATATCCTTTCTCGTCTCCCTGTGAAGACCCTTTTACAATTCAGGTGTGTTTGCAAGCAATGGAACAAACTCATTTACAAGCCCGACTTCATAGCTGCTCATTTCCGCCGCTCTTCTTCTTTGCAGCGTTCCGGTTCGTCCCTTATTATAGGCAGCCGCCATCAAGAGTCCAATAATCATGTACTCTCACTATACAACCCGCCTGATTCACTTGTCGAGCTGGACAGCCCCTTTCCTTGCTTCTTTCCCAATATGTACATTGTGGGTCCTACCAATGGCATTGTGTGTCTCTTTAATCCACCTTGGGGTGAATTGATTACCCTTTGGAACCCGGCAATGAAGCAGTATAAAATGGTGCAGCTCTCTGAAAGTTTACCCATTCAGGGACTGCACTCTTTGGCGTCGGTTGGAGTGGCTTTTAATTACCAACAAAATGATTTGTTGGTCTTGAGAATCTTTTGTGTCGAGCTACTGTCTCCAGTCCCGAACCACATTGAAATGTATTCTGCCAAGAGTGGCAGATGGAAGAAGCTGAAAAATGAGATGGTTTTTTATATTCTTGAGTTTATTTGCAATGCGATTGTTAAAGGGGTGCCTTATTGGTTGGTTTGTATGCCTGATAAATTTGGGGTGCGAGCTGTGTTAATGCGCTTTGATGTGGGCAAAACAGAATTTGAGAAGTTACCATCGATAGGAAGGCGTAGGCAGCATCAATTTCTTGTGGACTTGGAGGATTCTCTTTGTATGTTAGATTGGGATCACAAAGACGATTGCCGTATAGATGTTTGGGTACTAGATGATGTGGATGGTTGGAGTATGAAATACAGTGTTGGAACGTCATTCAGGTTTGACCAAATCTTGGGTTGTTTGAGGAATGGTGACATTATAGCTAAGAATGATAAAGGAGTGGTATTCTTGTGTGATCCCATAACTATGTCAGTCAAGGAGAAATTCAGCCTTGATAGTAAGGAGGGATCATGTGTGGTTGTTGACTATTCAGAGAGCCTATTTCTGTTCGGAGGGATGCTACCAGTTAAGAAGCAAGATGTTCAAGATAAAGTGGCACGCAAAAAACTCACGAG GGCTTGCTTAAAGTTCTTGACGGGACAACCCTCAGAAATCGTCCTACCGTGA